The Erigeron canadensis isolate Cc75 chromosome 1, C_canadensis_v1, whole genome shotgun sequence genome segment ATTGTTATAGTAATGGTGATAAACTAGTGAAATTTTGAGGAACGAAATCAATGTTTGAATATATTGTATCATTTTGGCTTTTTGACAAAACAAGTAAATTTTATATAGGTAGAAGTTGTGATTGTAACATTTCGCTCACTAATTTTGTGAAAGAGAATTTATTAGTACCAGAAATTTTGGGTCGTTTGTGAGAACGTTTGCGTTTTGACTTTGAATGTCAAACAAACTACTTCTAATCTCAGCCTTGATGTgataaatacaaaaagaagCGGTTTTGTTTTAGAACAGCAAAAAGGAAGCGGTTTAAAACTGCAAtaaatatatagacatatagtaaCACATCATTGACGCTGGAACTCTAAAGATGACAAGCTCGGAGAGAGTTGGAAATAATCACTCAGCTTGTAAAAGTTAACAAGATGCAGAAATTTAGCTAAGTTATAAAACAGATTTAAAGGGTTAAACGGATTAAATGCGTATCTAACTATCTAAGTGCTTATGACCACCTACTTCATTTCTATTAGAAGAATATATCTTGTATTTTTAACAATATGGTTTTGGTTGTCATATTTAATACCAGGAGTTGATTACAAAAGAACAGTGAAAACGAACAATTACATGTCGGTGGGTTGGCCCAACGCAAGCAGACCTAACCCATTGTGAATCAGAACCCATTTTGATGGAATATCCTGCTTGTCCCACCCAGTATTCCACATCAATTCCGTCTTTCTGTTTGTTTTTCTATTAACCCATATGTTTCATATTGAATCAGTATCCCCAGGCGCTACGATGCATTCTGGAAGGAATTGGATCATGTGAAGCAACTAGTAAAGACAAGGGATCTTAAAAGGGAAGATATGGGTGTTGCTGCTCTTTTTGGGCTTGAGTGTTTTACATGGTTTTGTGCTGGAAAGATAATAGGCCGGGGATGTACCATTACTGGTTACTATGTTTAACTTCTGCAACCAAGGTTAGCTACTTGCCAATGTGCTTCAGGATAATAAGATAGACTGCTTAAGTGCTTAGAAACGTAGTTTTTCTTAGGGAGCGGATCAAATTCACCAAACCATGTTTTGTTATAACTAATGTGTCAACCACGGCCAAATAATCTGAATTTTGTTAACTTTACAACTTACAGTATTTGGTACCAGTGTTTGTGCGTGCATAGATTAGGTGATACATATACACCTCTTTTTCCGCCATATACTACTAAAACAAATGTTTCGACTATTTTGCCCTTACACCAAAAGGATGGTTGATAGATTAGCCAGGGGTAAAACAGTACACGTTAACATTGACCAAAGGTTCATCTTTAGTACATGTATTAACATTGTTAAATTCTGTTAGGACCCGAGAAAGTAAACATAAGCTGGGCAACATAATGTAgcagtattttaaaaaaaaaaaaatacataaatcaCACATAACATTAGTGCTACATGACATGACATCTGAAGTGTGAAAAGGCAAGTTTTGTGGTGTCTTGTGCAAGTTTAATGTAAGCAGATGATGATTTaatgttgtaaaaaaaattactagaCTACTAAAATGAAATTCATGTGCGAATCCTGGGAAAGAAATAACCACTACACATCAACACAACCTGCCTTACATGCTTGTATACAACAAAACAGAGCTACATCAAAAGATACAAGGCAGGATGATGATTAACAAGATATATATGTT includes the following:
- the LOC122585153 gene encoding uncharacterized protein LOC122585153 — encoded protein: MASKLNTLRSKAAEVSKLLSDHGSTYYKQTLEKNKQYIQDPPTIEKCQELSNQLLYTRLASIPRRYDAFWKELDHVKQLVKTRDLKREDMGVAALFGLECFTWFCAGKIIGRGCTITGYYV